The DNA region agagcagcaagagaaaaagggGTCCCTAACTTATAAGGAAAGACAAAGTTAGCAGatttccacagaaacttggcaggtcagaagggaatggcatgatatattcagtgtgctgaatgggaaaaatatgcagccccaACCAGAGTGACCTGATTGAACAGGACGCTGAGATGCTTTATGGATTGATCCATGCCCACTATATCTTCACCAATCATGGTATTGCCCAGATGTTGGAAGAGTACCAGCAAGGAGACTTCGGCTACTGTTTCCGTGTGTACTGTGAGAACCAGCCAATGCTTCCCATCAGCCTTTCGGACATTCCAGATGAGGCCATGGTGAAGCTCTACTGCCCCAAGTGCATGGATGTGTACACACCCAAGTCATCACGGCACCATCACATGGACAGTGCCTACTTCAGCACCGATTTCCCTCACATGTGCTTCATGGTGCACCCCAAGTACTGGACAAAGTGGCCTGCCAACCAGTTTGTGCCCAGGCTCTAACAGTTTCAAGATCCATCCAATGGCCTACCAGCTGCAGCTCCAAGCTGCCAACAACTTCAAGAGCCCAGTCAAGATTATTTGCTGATTCCTCACCCCACCTGTCCTTTAGCCTTTAACATTTCCATTCCTTTGCTGCCACCCCTTCAGGAACTCTTTATGGTTTTTAGTTTAAATTAAGAGGATCATTATTGTGGTGGGAATATGAAGTAAAgtggaagaaaaggcaaaaacccacaaataaaaaacaaaccaaaaaacaatactAAGCTAAGAACACTGTACCAGCAAGGCTgtaattcagaataaaaggagacatAGTTTCCTAGatagacaaaaactaaaggagttggtgaccactaaaccagccctgcaagaaatattgaaGGGGACtctttgggaaagaaagaccaaaagcaacgaagactggaaaggaacagagaaaatcttcagtaaCTGacaaaacaagcaataaaatggtactaaattcatatatataaattactctgaatgtaaatggactaaatgctccaatcaaaagacataaggtgtcagaatggataaaaaaaaccaagacccaccATCCaaatgctacctacaagagactcattttagacttaaagacacctgcagattgaaagtgatggGATGGAGAACGATTTGTCATGCTAATGggcatcaaaagaaagcaggagtagccatacttatatcagacaatgtagattttaatgtttatttagttttgagagagagagagagagagagagagagaggacaaggaagggagaggaagagagggagacacagaattggaagcagactccaggctctgagctgtcagcacagagcccaacgtggggctcgaatcacaaactgtgagtcgaagtcagatgtttgagccactcaggcgccccagataatgtagattttaaaccaaagactgtaacaaataAAGAAGGGCActttatcataataaaggggtctatccaacaagacgatctaacagttgtaaatatttatgccccaaagCATATagatcaattaataacaaacatgaaagaacccattgataataatacaataatagtaggggacttcaaaacatcccacttacatcaatggacagatcattcaagcagaaaatcaacaaggaaacagtggctttgaatgacacattggaccagatagacttaacagatatattcagaacatttcatcctaaatcaacagaatgtacattctttttgtgtgtacatttgaaaagatgttctccggaatagatcacatactgggtcacaaatcaggcctcagcaagtacaaaaagattgagatcatacatgtgtattttctgaccacaatgctatggaACTTGaagccaaccacaagaaaaaatttggaaagaccacaaatacaagGAGGTTAAAGACCACAAATAAAGGAGGTTAattctactaaagaattaatgcatcaaccagaaaatgaaagaagaaatttacaaaatacatggaaacaaatgataatgaaaacactatggtccaaaacctttgggatgcagtaaaagtgGTGATAAGAGGCAATACGCAGCCATCCAGGCCTAcgtcaagaagcaagaaaaatctcaggtatacaacttaaccttacacctaaaggagctagaaaaaggacaacaaatgaaacctaaagccagcggaagaagggaagtaataaatatcagagcagaaataaaggatacagaaacaaacaaacaagcaaaaaacctcCAGTAGAACAGATCGATGAGGGGCActagggtggttcagttggttaagtgtctgacttgattttggcttgggtcatgatctcactgttgtgagattgaggtctgtgttgggttctgtgtggagcctgctttagattctctctctctctttccctcccccctcacttcttccatccctctccccagcctcaaaaactatctctatctctatctctctctatatatctatataatagaacagatcaatgaaaccaggagatggttctttgaagtaattaatgaaattgataaacccttagccagacttataaaaaataaaagataaaggactcaaaatcactaatgagagaggagagatcacaaccaacaccacagatgtaaaaataattataagagaatattatgaaaaattatatgccaacaaattgggtaatctggaagaaatggataaattcctagaaacataaactatcaaaactggaacaggaataaagaaaacttgaacagactgataaccagcaaagaaattgaatcaataataaaaaaatctcccaacaacaaaagtccagggccagatggcttcccatgggaattctaccaaacattaaaagaagagttCATACcgattcttctcaaactgttcccgaaaaatagaaatggaaggaaaatttccaaactccttctgtgaggccagcattaccttgattctaaaaccagataaagacctcactaataaagaaaattacaggccaatgtccctgatgaacctggatgcagaaattctcaacaagatagtagcaagttgaatccaacagtacattggAAGAATccttcaccatgattaagtgggatttattcttgggctgcagggatggttcagtatttgcaaatcaatcaatgtgataaaccacattaataaaggataagaatcatatgatcctctcaatagatacagaaaaaacatgagaaagtacagcatccattcttaataaaaaccctcaacaaagtagggatagaggggaCATACCTCAAGATATAAAGGCCAAATACGAAAGACCTATAACTAATATCAttcttcagtggggaaaaactgagagcttttcttttttttctcttaatttttttttaatctttatttatttttgagagagagagagagacagagtgcgagcgggggaggaacagagagagggagacatagaatctgaagcaggcttcaggctccgagctgtcagcacagagcctgatgcggggctccaggtcacaaactgtgagatcatgacctgagctgaagtcagatacttaactgactgagccacccaggcgccccttctttttttttttaatgttttatttatttttgagacagagacagagcatgagtgtgggaggggcagagagaaagagagacacagaatccaaagcaggccccaggtttcGAGCTGttgacacagagcctgatgtggggctcgaacccatgaactgtgagatcatgacctgaactgaagctggacacttaaccaactcagccgcccaggtgctccaagagttTTTCTTCTATGGTCAGTAACAAGAAAGGGGTAtctactctcaccattgttatttaatgtAATACTAGACGTCcttgcctcagcaatcagacaacaagaagaaataaaaggcatccaaatcagcaaggaaggagtcaaactttcactattcacagactACATggtactctacatagaaaacccaaaggactccaccaaaaaattgtgCTAGAACTCatacacgaattcagtaaagtctcaggatataaaaacaatgtacagaaattttgcatttctgtacaccaatattgaagcaccagaaagagaaatcaaggaattaatcccattttCAGTTTCactaaaaaccataagatacctaggaatcaacctaaTGAAAGTGGTAAAAGATGCGTATTTTGAAAACTATAGGAcacttctgaaagaaattgaagaggacccaaagaaatggaaaagcattccatgctcatgacttagaagaacaaatgttaaaatgtctatactgtgcaaaagcagtctacacatttaatacacttcctatcaaaataccaccagcatttttcacagaactagaacagataatcctaaagtttgtatgggaccacaaaagaccccaaatagccaaagcaatctagaaaaggaaagcaaagctggaggcatcacagttctggacttaaagctgtattacaaggctgtagtcatcaagacagtatggtactagcacaaaaacagacatatagatcagtggacCAGAATAgatacccagaaatggacctacagctatatggtcaactagtcttcagcaaaacaagaaagaatatccaatggaaaactggacagcaacatgcaaaagaatgaaagtggaccactttcctacactatacacaagaataaattaaaaatgcatgaaagagttaaatgtaagacaggaaaccaaaaaatcttagaggagaacatAAGCAGGAACCTATTTAATTTCAGCCATGGCAATTTCTTGCTACATACGTCTCTGGAggaacaggaaacaaaagcaaaaataaactgttaggattccatcaagataaaaatctgcaCAGTGAAGTAAACAATAGTTAAAAGGCagcctttggaatgggagaagatatttgcaaatgacatatctgataaaggattagtatccaaaatctataaagaacttatcaaactcaacacctaaaatataaataatccagttaggaaatgggcagaacatataaatagacatttttccaaagaagatatccagatggccaacagacatatgaaaagatgctcagcatcactcatttttagggaagtacaaatcaaaactacattgagatatcacctcacacctgtcagaatggctgaaattaacacaggaaacatgttggtgaggatgtggagaaaggggaaccctcttaaactgttgatgggaatgtaaactggtatagccactgtggagaacagtatggaggttccttgaaagtttaaaatagaattaccctataatccagcaattgccctagtaggtgtttacccaaaggatacagaaatgctgatttgaaggagcacatgcattCCAGTGTTTATAgtggcattatcaacaatagtcatagtatggaaagagccaaaacgTTCATTGGCTGATAAAGATGTCAttgatatatacaatggaatattactcagccatcaaaaagaatgaaatcttgacattttcaatgacatggatcgagccagagtgtattatgctaagtgaaataagtcagagaaaggcaaataccatatgatttcactcatatggagaactgaaaacagatgaacataggggaaaaaagggagaggcaaaccataaaacagactcttaactatcaagagcaaactgagggttgttgggggatgggttaaatgggtaataagtcatggggcgcctgggtggcgcagtcggttaagcgtccgacttcagccaggtcacgatctcgcggtccgggagttcgagccccgcgtcaggctctgggctgatggctcagagcctggagcctgtttccgattctgtgtctccctctctctctgcccctcccccgttcatgctctgtctctctctgtcccaaaaataaataaacgttgaaaaaaaaaattaaaaaaaaatgggtaataaGTCATTCCAAAGGGAATTTGTACTGAGCACTGAgtttacatgtaagtgatgaaacactagattatactcctgaaactaattacatatatgttaactaactgctaaataaataaataaataaataaataaatgcaaggaGAAGTTGAATTCCAATAGATAAAATTTGGATACCTCTTGAAAGCTATGCACTTATGGTCATTCCCAAAGTGAGGTTTTTGTTGAATACTTAAAATGGTCATGTTATCAAGTTAAGGGATTAAAGCTCTCTAAGAAACCTTGAGTTTCATTCTCACTACTTTTCTTGAAAAGAGGATGATATTTTGCATAAGAATAATACACCTGAAGGAGAGAATGATGCAACAGATTCCCATTCCTTTCACTATGACCAACCAGATTTTAGGGCAGAGGAACAGAAGCGTGGATTGTAGTTTGACTTAATGGAGTATCTGACTTTCACATAGGTCACATTTTATATGCTGGCCTTTATCACGTTTTCGAAATTTATTATGAGTTGTAAATATACTCATAAAAAGATTAATGTATCAGATCCTATGTGATGTTTTCAACTGAAATAATATAAGCGAAGAGTAATTCTCAATACACGGGAGTACCTTGTCACTCCAGGAGTGTGTGTCTTCAGTTGAGAATTTACTGTGTGCATTGAGAAATGTCATTTATGGAATGGGCTACATATGTAAATGATAAATAGGTAGAGTTGAGAACCATCGACTATAGAAGTCACTTATGCTGAGATTCAGTGGCCCTCAGTCCAAGTGGGTATACGTGGAAGGCTCTTTGACTTTGTAATGCAATTTCATTTTGCCACCCATTCAGCTAAGAAGTGTGCAGAGCAAATGGATCTTTTTCACAGTGCAGACTACAGGTACATTTGGCACTTACTAATtatctcagttttgaagagtctgcACTATAGACTGTGAAAAATGTAGACAGTTGGTATTCAGGATATTCCctctaaagaaaaaattaatgatttattcttttagatttttcaaGTGTGATTCCCATGTCCGTTAAGATCATTAGGAGGCCATCTGTAAATCAAGTTTGTTATTTggtatgttttattaaaattgtagAGGTTTAATTAACTTCTAATGGGCGCCCACTACTTTGCTAAGTGCTGTGGACAcgaaaataaataagacatgacTCTTATCTTGAGGAGCTTTTAGTCTAGTTGAAGAAAAAGACCCATAAATAGataattttagtaata from Lynx canadensis isolate LIC74 chromosome F1, mLynCan4.pri.v2, whole genome shotgun sequence includes:
- the LOC115505454 gene encoding LOW QUALITY PROTEIN: casein kinase II subunit beta-like (The sequence of the model RefSeq protein was modified relative to this genomic sequence to represent the inferred CDS: deleted 1 base in 1 codon); protein product: MGKICSPNQSDLIEQDAEMLYGLIHAHYIFTNHGIAQMLEEYQQGDFGYCFRVYCENQPMLPISLSDIPDEAMVKLYCPKCMDVYTPKSSRHHHMDSAYFSTDFPHMCFMVHPKYWTKWPANQFVPRLNSFKIHPMAYQLQLQAANNFKSPVKIIC